Proteins from a single region of Oceanispirochaeta sp.:
- the secY gene encoding preprotein translocase subunit SecY translates to MAGNPLYDMFKVKELRMKIFFTLGMLIVFRLGAILPIPGIDASALRLYFQNQASSGSAMGITEYLDFFAGGAFKNFSIFMLGIMPYISMSIIMQLLLLVFPRLKKIAEEDGGKKKVQKLIRYGTVVVCIIQSYAVTVYASRIPDAIIPSMFGWKYTVVAMLTVTTGTMFLMWIGEQINAKGIGNGISLLIFAGIVARMPGAFSILGKEIRSGNLNPVFVIFALLMFVGIIMLVIYEQQGQRKIPVNYAKRVVGRRIYGAQNTYIPIKINPSGVIPVIFASSILTFPLQIAGTLGSTSKAWSQVASWLRPNGGPYLVLYALLIIFFAYFYTQVSMNPIEIARQIRENGGSIPGIRSENMEGYLTKILNRIVLPGSMFLALIALIPSFIINLFGFPQQVAYLMGGTSLLIMVGVDLDTMSQIEGHLKMHHHDGLVKRGKLKTRNL, encoded by the coding sequence ATCCACTCTACGACATGTTTAAAGTAAAAGAGCTCAGGATGAAGATCTTTTTTACTCTGGGAATGCTGATAGTATTCAGATTAGGCGCAATCCTGCCCATACCGGGCATTGATGCTTCTGCACTCAGGCTCTATTTTCAGAATCAGGCATCAAGCGGTTCGGCAATGGGAATTACAGAATATCTTGACTTTTTTGCTGGAGGAGCCTTTAAAAACTTCTCTATCTTTATGCTTGGTATAATGCCCTATATTTCCATGTCCATTATCATGCAGCTTCTGCTGCTTGTGTTTCCTCGTTTAAAGAAAATTGCCGAGGAAGATGGCGGTAAAAAGAAAGTTCAGAAACTGATTCGTTACGGAACTGTAGTTGTATGTATCATTCAGTCTTATGCTGTAACCGTATATGCCAGCAGAATCCCTGATGCTATCATCCCGTCCATGTTTGGGTGGAAGTATACCGTTGTTGCCATGTTAACTGTAACAACCGGTACCATGTTCCTGATGTGGATTGGTGAGCAGATCAATGCCAAAGGAATTGGTAATGGTATTTCATTACTGATTTTTGCCGGTATTGTAGCTAGAATGCCTGGTGCATTCAGCATTTTGGGTAAAGAAATCCGTAGTGGAAATCTAAACCCTGTATTTGTAATTTTCGCTCTATTGATGTTTGTGGGTATCATTATGCTGGTGATTTACGAACAACAAGGGCAGAGAAAAATCCCTGTGAATTATGCGAAGAGAGTAGTTGGTCGGAGGATTTATGGTGCACAGAACACCTATATACCCATCAAGATCAACCCCAGCGGTGTAATCCCCGTTATCTTTGCTTCCTCTATTCTGACATTCCCCCTTCAGATAGCTGGTACACTCGGAAGCACTAGTAAAGCTTGGTCACAGGTTGCCAGTTGGCTCAGGCCTAATGGTGGACCTTATCTGGTTTTATATGCACTGTTAATTATCTTTTTTGCTTACTTTTATACCCAGGTTTCTATGAATCCTATTGAAATTGCTAGGCAAATAAGAGAGAATGGCGGTTCAATCCCGGGAATCCGGTCGGAAAACATGGAAGGGTATCTGACAAAGATACTCAACCGTATTGTACTTCCCGGATCAATGTTCCTGGCATTGATAGCTTTGATTCCTTCCTTTATCATTAACCTGTTTGGATTCCCACAGCAGGTTGCCTACTTGATGGGAGGTACTTCGTTGTTGATTATGGTCGGTGTTGACCTTGACACAATGAGTCAGATTGAGGGCCATCTTAAGATGCATCACCATGATGGACTCGTGAAACGAGGGAAACTTAAAACAAGGAATCTTTGA
- the rpmJ gene encoding 50S ribosomal protein L36, producing MKVRASVKPICDKCKVIRRRGVLRIICENPKHKQRQK from the coding sequence ATGAAGGTTAGAGCAAGTGTTAAACCTATTTGTGATAAATGTAAGGTTATCAGAAGACGTGGTGTCCTGAGAATCATATGTGAAAACCCTAAGCACAAACAGAGACAGAAGTAG